From Microbacterium sp. CGR2:
CACTTCCAGGTCCACCCCGGCGGCGCGAACGCCCTCGCCGTCGACGCGCAGCCGTGGCTCGCAGAGCGCGGCGTCGAGGGCATCGACGCACCCGTCGGTGGCGGGCCAGGCTGCACCGGCTGAGGGAGGCCTGGCGGGGTGGGCGGCGCACCTGACCGGTGCCCGCCCACCCCGTTGTCGTGAGGAGAACCGTATGCCTGCCATCACCTTGGCCCTGCTACAGGCTGAGAACGTCTACCCCGATCTCTCCGGTGTCGGAGGTCGCTCCACCCTCATCGAGATCGTCGGCGCGCTGCTCACGATCGTGTTGATCGTTTCGGTGCTCATGCTCGTCGTCTCTGGGATCGTGTGGGCAGTGTCGTCCACGACCGGGAACCCGCAGACCGCTGCGAAAGGAAAAGTCGGGGTGTTCGTCGCCCTCGGAACCGCTGTCCTCGCAGGTGCCGGTGTGGCATGGATGAACTTCCTCCTGAACCTCGGCGACACCCT
This genomic window contains:
- a CDS encoding DUF6112 family protein encodes the protein MPAITLALLQAENVYPDLSGVGGRSTLIEIVGALLTIVLIVSVLMLVVSGIVWAVSSTTGNPQTAAKGKVGVFVALGTAVLAGAGVAWMNFLLNLGDTL